From Dehalobacter sp. 12DCB1:
CAAGACACTACGGGAAGAAGATATCCAGACGAATGTTACATTGGTGTTCAGCCCTGTTCAGGCACTGATGGCAGCAAGGGCAGGGGCCGCTTATGTCAGCCCTTTTTTAGGAAGGCTTGACGATATTGGGGAGGTCGGCATGAATGTTCTGGCTGATATCTGCGAAATTTTTGAGGTCCATGATCTGGACTGCGGGGTGATTGCCGCAAGTATTCGTCATCCTGTTCACGTCCTGGAAGCGGCTAAGATTGGCGCGGATTTTGCGACAATACCTTTTGGCGTTTTGAGCAAATTATCCGAGCATCCCTTGACAACTGCAGGAATTAATAAATTTATGGATGACTGGAAGAAGTTAAGTTAAGAAGGGTGAAAAAGAGATGGAAAGAGAATTAACCATGGAATTTGCCCGGGTGACGGAAGCGGCAGCACTCGCTTCAGCGCGCTGGGTAG
This genomic window contains:
- the fsa gene encoding fructose-6-phosphate aldolase, encoding MRFFLDSANIGEISRAWDMGVIAGITTNPSLVAREKEDFHTLIHKIAGIVDGPISAEVIALDYEGMCQEARRLADIHPNIVVKIPMTLGGLKAVKTLREEDIQTNVTLVFSPVQALMAARAGAAYVSPFLGRLDDIGEVGMNVLADICEIFEVHDLDCGVIAASIRHPVHVLEAAKIGADFATIPFGVLSKLSEHPLTTAGINKFMDDWKKLS